The Cellulophaga sp. RHA19 genome includes the window TATTATGCAACCTAAGCCAAAAAGTATGCGTATTAATGTTGTTGGCGACTTAAACAAAGGAGTTACACCTAAAGATGTTGCCTTATATATTATATCACAACTTACCACATCTGGCGCTACAGGTTACTTTGTAGAGTATGCTGGTGATGTATTTAAAAATATGACTATGGAAGGCCGTATGACGGTTTGTAACCTAAGTATAGAAATGGGCGCCCGTGGCGGTATGATTGCTCCTGATGAAAAAACATTAGACTACGTAAAAGGAAGAGAGTTTACACCAACTGGTGCAGCTTGGGATAAAGCAAAAGCATACTGGGATACTTTATATACAGAAGAAGACGCTACTTTTGATAAAGAACTAACGTTTAACGGCTCAGATATAGAGCCAATGATTACCTATGGTACTAACCCTGGTATGGGAATGGGTATTGGTAAAGATATACCTACTGCAGAAAGCTTAGAGGGTGGTGTATCTACCTACAAAAAGTCTTTACAATATATGGCTTTTAATGAAGGGGATTCTATGATTGGTAAGCCAATTGATTTTGTTTTCTTAGGAAGTTGTACTAACGGAAGAATTGAAGATTTTAGAGCTTTTACAGAGATTATTAAAGGAAAACAAAAAGCACCAAACGTTACTGCTTGGTTAGTTCCTGGTTCTCATAAAGTAGAGGCTGCAATTAAAGAAGAAGGATTGCTAGACATTTTAACAGCTGCTGGTTTTGAGCTTAGAGAACCTGGTTGCTCCGCTTGTTTAGCTATGAATGATGATAAAGTACCTGCTGGTAAATATGCGGTAAGTACATCTAACCGAAATTTTGAAGGAAGACAAGGTCCTGGATCTAGAACCTTATTAGCTTCTCCGCTTGTGGCTGCCGCAGCTGCAGTAACCGGTAAAGTTACAGACCCTAGAGAATTGCTATAAAATAGCTATTAGTTGTTAGCGCTTAACCCTTGGTTAAAAGCTACATAAAAATTGATAATTAAAATATACCAATAGCCAAAAGCTAGAGGACAAAA containing:
- the leuC gene encoding 3-isopropylmalate dehydratase large subunit, whose protein sequence is MKTLFDKVWDSHVVRKIENGPDVLFIDRHMVHEVTSPVAFLGLKSRNIGVKHPEKTFATADHNTPTINQHLPVKDPLSANQLKALEENSKAHGISYWGLGHEKNGIVHVVGPEYGITQPGATIVCGDSHTSTHGAFGAIAFGIGTSEVEMVLATQCIMQPKPKSMRINVVGDLNKGVTPKDVALYIISQLTTSGATGYFVEYAGDVFKNMTMEGRMTVCNLSIEMGARGGMIAPDEKTLDYVKGREFTPTGAAWDKAKAYWDTLYTEEDATFDKELTFNGSDIEPMITYGTNPGMGMGIGKDIPTAESLEGGVSTYKKSLQYMAFNEGDSMIGKPIDFVFLGSCTNGRIEDFRAFTEIIKGKQKAPNVTAWLVPGSHKVEAAIKEEGLLDILTAAGFELREPGCSACLAMNDDKVPAGKYAVSTSNRNFEGRQGPGSRTLLASPLVAAAAAVTGKVTDPRELL